A region from the Leishmania panamensis strain MHOM/PA/94/PSC-1 chromosome 20 sequence genome encodes:
- a CDS encoding hypothetical protein (TriTrypDB/GeneDB-style sysID: LpmP.20.4570), translating into MQFVFAVKGRSSRAPQLLAADRLFVVAARETTHRARHARGWGKRRYSAVAPAPGAPLQISGSRLRDLCWGESPLSSILSLEKDDLKFNCVIVQTPYAVRAANMDVEPVSLRVIAADALEHVFFNVNEDLLQDGRLVVFTYADNLLHVGIDANAWAEARVAATAASTGVAVGDGDGSTGPYGHASGPVSEGATNKDPSLSADSGTDAELAKRPRRVDVVWGKEEPSRSSRRLDSPRSVLKKEQVLAVVPCTVNGDDIKELNELIDEGKLASFDVSLTDFFCSQCYHLPLLTLTMSCCGAVLCQCCAPTPPTVEGVSATDRACPVCGEEPLDPPLSHPERDVKVAKLVKELKVLYFPQLRALRESRRVSVEPPKPSMPPFLLLNTPVLEPPR; encoded by the coding sequence ATGCAGTTTGTGTTTGCCGTCAAGGGCCGTAGCTCGagggcgccgcagctgctggccgCCGACCGACTTTTTGTTGTGGCAGCTCGAGAGACAACCCATCGCGCTCGCCATGCGCGGGGttgggggaagaggaggtatAGCGCTGTCGCCCCTGCGCccggcgcgccgctgcagatcTCAGGCTCTCGACTGAGGGACCTCTGTTGGGGGGAGTCGCCTCTATCCTCCATACTGTCGCTGGAGAAGGACGATCTCAAGTTTAATTGCGTGATAGTGCAGACACCGTACGCTGTTCGTGCCGCCAACATGGATGTTGAACCGGTGTCGCTGCGCGTGATCGCCGCGGATGCCCTCGAACACGTTTTCTTCAACGTCAACGAGGATCTCTTGCAGGATGGCCGCCTGGTTGTCTTTACATATGCTGATAACCTTTTGCACGTCGGCATCGACGCCAATGCTTGGGCAGAGGCCCGAGTGGCGgcgaccgccgccagcacagGCGTTGCTGTCGGTGATGGTGACGGTAGCACTGGGCCTTATGGCCATGCAAGCGGTCCTGTAAGTGAGGGTGCCACCAACAAGGACCCCTCTCTCAGCGCTGACAGCGGCACTGATGCAGAGTTAGCCAAGCGGCCGCGCCGGGTCGACGTCGTATGGGGTAAGGAAGAGCCCAGCCGGTCGTCCCGCCGCCTCGACTCACCGCGTTCTGTGCTCAAGAAGGAGCAGGTGCTGGCTGTAGTGCCCTGTACTGTGAACGGCGACGACATCAAAGAGCTGAATGAGCTCATCGACGAAGGCAAACTCGCCAGCTTCGACGTGAGCCTGACTGACTTCTTCTGTTCTCAGTGCTATCATTTACCGCTGTTAACGCTAACCATGTCGTGCTGTGGGGCAGTGCTGTGTCAGTGCTGcgcaccgacgccgccgacggTGGAGGGAGTGTCGGCGACAGATCGTGCGTGCCCAGTCTGCGGAGAGGAGCCACTCGACCCTCCGCTAAGCCACCCGGAACGCGATGTGAAGGTGGCAAAACTGGTCAAGGAGCTGAAGGTGCTGTACTTTCCTCAGCTCCGCGCACTTCGTGAGTCAAGGCGAGTCTCTGTGGAACCGCCAAAGCCTTCAATGCCGCCTTTTCTGCTGCTCAATACACCGGTGCTTGAGCCGCCGCGATGA
- a CDS encoding hypothetical protein (TriTrypDB/GeneDB-style sysID: LpmP.20.4580) yields MPATLMAEKGDPWRWVVLTLFCLYSASNAVQWITYSSIATPTRAFFRLTTNELNMLSSVYMIVFVVGAYFTCTTFERWGVRLGVLIGCGLNALGSILKVAPGLQRPCYATLIVPQILNSIAQLFVLSTPPLIAAHYFASNQRTFATAIAATANSLGNAIALFAPPLIVKSSTGTMKEFMLLFCLELGFCVLITVGVFFFLRTPSFKSPSKALLRELAATQGSVMTGRASLSGAKQVHQRRGEREEVVADDGLQSEMDSNGPNGNRSSEEGESDDNDADAGQGHAVNHGHRRMAPSEPIALHTSECAGAHDNHTNAPRLAVGFTDAESPGKPDGGACSTQAGVLDPSAAVYTEWDRGSMSKHKRMTVWRRLRHSEHVITFLEVGHTIYLLLRRRDFVFLLSAFSVSMGSVWTFASVLAQILEPFGVAAELAGSIGAANIVLGTVVSYLIGLWVDRTRHYKSPLCVCMMGSVLCCIGLIVIMLKAPSHSRTMDGLCSFIYIFAGVFQNTAIPICFEYSMEISYPLPESVPGALLMAGANLCSLIMLSIASAMLGDGVASTSACVNVLILITCVCFVGAVLSIFPRERLYRHDAEVEARQQLVAKPAGTYAANTATTQPFHWCSVTTYSQQPLSGVGSATQGVSVPLSGGAGNDAKAEEEILPFAERRSSTMEAPSAGAAVRKSVFAEDELLDDAPADALQLNDRIARSEMNDATSALAPQQGRGMHLRPR; encoded by the coding sequence ATGCCGGCTACGCTCATGGCTGAGAAAGGCGACCCGTGGCGGTGGGTTGTGCTGactctcttctgcctctaCAGTGCGTCGAACGCAGTACAGTGGATCACGTACTCGTCCATTGCGACTCCAACCCGCGCCTTCTTTCGCCTCACGACGAATGAGCTGAACATGCTCTCCTCTGTCTACATGATTGTCTTCGTCGTCGGGGCGTACTTCACCTGCACAACGTTTGAGCGCTGGGGAGTGCGGCTCGGCGTTCTCATTGGATGCGGCCTGAACGCCTTGGGGTCAATCCTGAAAGTGGCCCCCGGGTTGCAGAGGCCGTGCTACGCCACCCTGATCGTACCACAGATCCTCAACTCTATCGCGCAGCTGTTTGTGTTGTCGACTCCGCCGCTGATTGCAGCGCACTACTTTGCGTCGAACCAGCGCACCTTCGCGACGGCCATCGCGGCTACAGCGAATAGCCTTGGAAACGCCATCGCTCTTTTCGCACCACCCTTGATCGTCAAGTCCAGCACCGGCACCATGAAGGAGTTCATGCTGTTGTTCTGCCTTGAGCTGGGCTTCTGCGTCCTCATCACCGTGGgtgtcttcttcttcctgaGAACGCCAAGCTTCAAGTCGCCCAGCAAGGCACTTCTCAGGGAGCTCGCGGCTACCCAGGGGAGCGTGATGACTGGTCGCGCGAGCCTCAGTGGTGCCAAGCAGGTTCATCAGCGGCGCggtgagcgagaggaggtCGTGGCTGATGACGGGCTGCAAAGTGAGATGGACAGCAATGGACCTAATGgcaaccgcagcagtgaggagggcgagagtGATGACAACGACGCCGACGCAGGACAAGGCCACGCTGTCAATCACGGCCACCGGCGCATGGCACCAAGTGAGCCGATCGCGTTGCACACCTCTGAGTGCGCCGGTGCACACGACAACCACACCAACGCACCCCGCCTTGCTGTCGGGTTCACGGACGCCGAGTCCCCAGGCAAGCCAGACGGCGGTGCCTGCAGCACCCAGGCGGGTGTTCTGGACCCATCCGCGGCCGTCTACACTGAGTGGGACCGCGGCAGCATGAGCAAACACAAGAGGATGACGGTGTGGCGCCGACTACGGCACAGCGAACACGTGATCACGTTTCTTGAGGTGGGTCACACCATCTACCTGCtactccgccgccgcgacttTGTCTTTTTGCTCAGCGCCTTCAGTGTCAGTATGGGCAGCGTGTGGACCTTCGCCTCTGTGCTGGCTCAGATCTTGGAGCCTTTCGGCGTGGCGGCGGAACTGGCGGGCAGCATTGGTGCTGCCAACATCGTTCTCGGGACGGTGGTGTCGTACCTGATCGGCCTCTGGGTGGACCGCACACGACACTATAAGTCCCCactttgtgtgtgcatgaTGGGCTCCGTTCTATGTTGCATTGGGCTCATCGTCATTATGCTGAAGGCGCCGAGCCACAGTCGTACAATGGATGGACTTTGTTCTTTCATCTACATCTTTGCCGGTGTCTTCCAGAACACCGCCATCCCGATCTGCTTCGAGTACTCAATGGAGATTTCCTACCCATTGCCAGAGTCCGTGCCCGGTGCCCTCCTCATGGCCGGTGCAAACCTGTGCTCTCTAATCATGCTCTCCATTGCCTCTGCAATGCTTGGCGACGGTGTTGCGTCGACCTCGGCTTGTGTCAACGTGCTCATTCTCATCACGTGCGTCTGCTTTGTGGGTGCTGTTCTCTCCATCTTTCCGCGCGAGAGGCTCTACCGGCACGatgcggaggtggaggcgcggcagcagctggtaGCGAAGCCAGCCGGCACCTATGCAGCCAACACTGCAACGACACAGCCGTTTCACTGGTGTTCGGTGACGACATattcgcagcagccgctgtcTGGGGTGGGGAGTGCTACGCAGGGCGTGTCGGTGCCgctcagcggtggcgccggcaaCGATGCGAAGGCCGAGGAAGAGATCCTACCGTTTGCGGAACGCCGTTCGTCCACGATGGAGGCACCTtctgccggcgccgcggtgCGCAAGAGCGTCTTTGCCGAGGATGAACTTCTCGACGACGCCCCGGCGGATGCGCTGCAGTTAAATGATCGAATTGCGCGAAGTGAAATGAACGACGCTACGTCGGCATTGGCACCACAgcaagggagggggatgcaCCTGCGACCTCGTTGA
- a CDS encoding hypothetical protein (TriTrypDB/GeneDB-style sysID: LpmP.20.4571), producing MPARRQLTDLNADARALPLSWRSLADIKKHVFSPGYVVEDNTGLFVGVAEPVGRPVTAATVVLCNFFSERVRRKRNRGIEPPVQCASHNESAGGTPGKPQSNSTVRPSCCSKTLCSAVLAVLRAAHESIGSAEAAGHGGCIVLVHVTVIREDVSCSPSFKTAGRAPVCYVDGVCVAEDITRAYRAVWTSPCISSKLPTRSTTDDTTTAVAVASNTSGSSLRPIPVERQLQAQPTHVGDSCCTGTPFCGVRLMWVSPSSRGRGIAFSMIERARHAVCYGFVVPAEHVAFSEPTAMGSAFARRYQARDDFLVYYY from the coding sequence ATGCCGGCACGGAGGCAGTTAACAGACCTAAACGCAGACGCGCGAGCGCTACCCTTGAGCTGGAGAAGTCTCGCAGATATCAAGAAACACGTGTTTAGTCCAGGGTACGTTGTGGAGGATAATACTGGCCTCTTCGTCGGTGTGGCTGAGCCTGTAGGACGACCTGTCACTGCAGCCACCGTTGTGCTATGCAACTTTTTCTCCGAACGCGTTCGTCGAAAGCGTAATCGAGGAATAGAACCCCCTGTTCAATGCGCGAGCCACAATGAGAGCGCTGGCGGCACTCCAGGCAAGCCCCAAAGCAACAGCACAGTGCGGCCCAGCTGCTGTAGTAAGACCTTGTGTAGTGCGGTcttggcggtgctgcgcgccgcTCATGAATCTATCGGGAGCGCCGAGGCTGCCGGTCATGGTGGTTGTATTGTGTTGGTGCATGTAACAGTAATAAGAGAGGATGTGAGCTGTTCACCATCATTCAAGACAGCTGGCCGCGCGCCTGTGTGCTATGTGGACGGAGTGTGCGTTGCAGAAGACATTACCCGAGCGTACCGAGCCGTGTGGACGAGCCCATGCATTTCATCAAAGCTACCGACGCGCTCAACAACGGatgacaccaccaccgctgttgctgtcgcaTCGAATACTTCTGGCTCTTCGCTTCGCCCGATACCGGTGGaaaggcagctgcaggcgcaaCCGACTCACGTGGGCGACAGTTGCTGCACTGGCACTCCCTTTTGTGGGGTGCGGCTGATGTGGGTATCACCGTCGTCACGTGGACGTGGGATAGCCTTTTCGATGATTGAACGGGCCCGGCATGCCGTATGCTACGGCTTTGTGGTGCCGGCAGAGCACGTCGCCTTTAGCGAGCCCACCGCGATGGGCAGCGCCTTTGCTCGCCGGTACCAAGCGCGAGACGACTTCCTTGTGTATTACTACTGA